The following proteins are co-located in the Malus sylvestris chromosome 13, drMalSylv7.2, whole genome shotgun sequence genome:
- the LOC126596035 gene encoding uncharacterized protein LOC126596035 isoform X3 has translation MCTKCDDHCSCRRAQPISEENKNFDDSRSLIFKSSSSKLSAVTMSESSAPNLVYKRRKLRGNPVIGFPGGQENTISGDYFSFLNSEASAVAGKERLASQLEHETEATRAHFVAPRLCKRVSHVLNSESCNGCSAGEELVSDEAPKKNVQKLLETLVHETGECSSSSAVVMEVVGDLSEKDLCISILRSHGLLGDSQATMNSGSAEDTGTIGSDIHRRSCTICSRSGTTLKMLICDHCEEAFHMSCCHPRMKKPPIDEWFCHSCLKKKHKILQEQVTQKSPNITSVMSREASPKGQMNPIMLMLRDIELYRTSVRVGKGFQAEVPNWSGPTNGDINGIGEPLEIDSSEYARFNGLNCNKPSRHSSIGNWLQCREVVDRLNRTICGKWRSRAPLFEVQTDDWECFCSILWDPSHADCNVPQELETDQVLKQLKYIETLRPRLCAKRHTLDGTKSAGDLKTPIVGTKSVQTL, from the exons ATGTGTACAAAATGCGATGATCATTGCAGTTGCAGAAGAGCTCAACCAATCTCTGAGGAAAACAAGAATTTTGATGATTCCCGCTCCTTGATTTTTAAAAGTAGCTCTTCCAAGCTTTCAGCAGTCACCATGTCTGAAAGTTCTGCACCTAATCTCGTTTATAAAAGGAGGAAGTTACGAGGAAACCCTGTCATCGGGTTTCCAGGAGGTCAAGAAAACACTATAAGTGgtgattatttttcttttctaaattcTGAAGCTTCTGCAGTTGCTGGTAAGGAACGACTTGCTTCTCAATTAGAGCATGAAACTGAAGCCACTCGAGCTCATTTTGTAGCTCCTCGTTTATGCAAGAGAGTCTCTCATGTTTTAAATTCAGAATCTTGTAATGGATGTTCTGCTGGTGAGGAATTAGTTTCTGATGAAGCACCTAAAAAGAACGTGCAAAAACTTTTAGAG ACTTTAGTACATGAAACAGGTGAGTGCTCCTCTTCTAGTGCAGTAGTTATGGAGGTTGTGGGAGACCTGTCTGAAAAGGATCTATGCATCTCTATTCTTAGAAGCCATGGACTGCTTGGGGATTCCCAGGCTACCATGAACAGTGGTTCTGCTGAAGACACTGGCACCATTGGCAGTGACATCCATCGCCGGTCATGCACAATTTGTAGTCGTTCTGGAACCACTTTGAAAATGCTAATTTGTGATCATTGTGAAGAGGCATTTCACATGTCGTGCTGCCACCCCCGTATGAAGAAACCTCCTATTGATGAATGGTTCTGTCATTCTTGTTTGAAAAAGAAACATAAGATTTTACAGGAGCAAGTGACCCAAAAATCGCCAAATATCACGAGTGTCATGAGTAGGGAAGCATCACCCAAGGGCCAAATGAATCCCATAATGTTAATGTTGAGAGACATTGAACTGTATAGAACTAGTGTTCGGGTTGGCAAAGGGTTTCAAGCGGAAGTTCCTAACTGGTCTGGCCCAACAAATGG TGATATCAATGGCATTGGTGAACCATTGGAAATAGACTCGTCGGAATATGCTAGATTCAAT GGGCTGAACTGCAATAAACCTTCTAGACATAGCTCTATAGGTAATTGGCTTCAATGTCGAGAAGTTGTAGATCGCTTAAACAGAACTATTTGTGGAAAGTGGCGCAG CAGGGCTCCTCTTTTTGAAGTCCAAACTGATGACTGGGAGTGCTTCTGCTCTATCCTTTGGGATCCAAGCCATGCTGATTGTAACGTGCCTCAG GAACTGGAAACGGATCAAGTTCTAAAGCAACTGAAGTATATTGAGACG CTGAGGCCCCGGTTATGTGCTAAACGGCATACTTTGGACGGAACCAAGAGTGCTGGTGATCTGAAAACCCCCATAGTAGGTACAAAAAGTGTACAAACTCTATGA
- the LOC126596035 gene encoding uncharacterized protein LOC126596035 isoform X2 — MCTKCDDHCSCRRAQPISEENKNFDDSRSLIFKSSSSKLSAVTMSESSAPNLVYKRRKLRGNPVIGFPGGQENTISGDYFSFLNSEASAVAGKERLASQLEHETEATRAHFVAPRLCKRVSHVLNSESCNGCSAGEELVSDEAPKKNVQKLLEVSSVNDSCSSSKSNMEHASTSMKTLVHETGECSSSSAVVMEVVGDLSEKDLCISILRSHGLLGDSQATMNSGSAEDTGTIGSDIHRRSCTICSRSGTTLKMLICDHCEEAFHMSCCHPRMKKPPIDEWFCHSCLKKKHKILQEQVTQKSPNITSVMSREASPKGQMNPIMLMLRDIELYRTSVRVGKGFQAEVPNWSGPTNGDINGIGEPLEIDSSEYARFNGLNCNKPSRHSSIGNWLQCREVVDRLNRTICGKWRRAPLFEVQTDDWECFCSILWDPSHADCNVPQELETDQVLKQLKYIETLRPRLCAKRHTLDGTKSAGDLKTPIVGTKSVQTL, encoded by the exons ATGTGTACAAAATGCGATGATCATTGCAGTTGCAGAAGAGCTCAACCAATCTCTGAGGAAAACAAGAATTTTGATGATTCCCGCTCCTTGATTTTTAAAAGTAGCTCTTCCAAGCTTTCAGCAGTCACCATGTCTGAAAGTTCTGCACCTAATCTCGTTTATAAAAGGAGGAAGTTACGAGGAAACCCTGTCATCGGGTTTCCAGGAGGTCAAGAAAACACTATAAGTGgtgattatttttcttttctaaattcTGAAGCTTCTGCAGTTGCTGGTAAGGAACGACTTGCTTCTCAATTAGAGCATGAAACTGAAGCCACTCGAGCTCATTTTGTAGCTCCTCGTTTATGCAAGAGAGTCTCTCATGTTTTAAATTCAGAATCTTGTAATGGATGTTCTGCTGGTGAGGAATTAGTTTCTGATGAAGCACCTAAAAAGAACGTGCAAAAACTTTTAGAGGTAAGCAGCGTAAATGATAGTTGTTCATCATCAAAGTCAAATATGGAGCATGCTTCAACTTCCATGAAGACTTTAGTACATGAAACAGGTGAGTGCTCCTCTTCTAGTGCAGTAGTTATGGAGGTTGTGGGAGACCTGTCTGAAAAGGATCTATGCATCTCTATTCTTAGAAGCCATGGACTGCTTGGGGATTCCCAGGCTACCATGAACAGTGGTTCTGCTGAAGACACTGGCACCATTGGCAGTGACATCCATCGCCGGTCATGCACAATTTGTAGTCGTTCTGGAACCACTTTGAAAATGCTAATTTGTGATCATTGTGAAGAGGCATTTCACATGTCGTGCTGCCACCCCCGTATGAAGAAACCTCCTATTGATGAATGGTTCTGTCATTCTTGTTTGAAAAAGAAACATAAGATTTTACAGGAGCAAGTGACCCAAAAATCGCCAAATATCACGAGTGTCATGAGTAGGGAAGCATCACCCAAGGGCCAAATGAATCCCATAATGTTAATGTTGAGAGACATTGAACTGTATAGAACTAGTGTTCGGGTTGGCAAAGGGTTTCAAGCGGAAGTTCCTAACTGGTCTGGCCCAACAAATGG TGATATCAATGGCATTGGTGAACCATTGGAAATAGACTCGTCGGAATATGCTAGATTCAAT GGGCTGAACTGCAATAAACCTTCTAGACATAGCTCTATAGGTAATTGGCTTCAATGTCGAGAAGTTGTAGATCGCTTAAACAGAACTATTTGTGGAAAGTGGCGCAG GGCTCCTCTTTTTGAAGTCCAAACTGATGACTGGGAGTGCTTCTGCTCTATCCTTTGGGATCCAAGCCATGCTGATTGTAACGTGCCTCAG GAACTGGAAACGGATCAAGTTCTAAAGCAACTGAAGTATATTGAGACG CTGAGGCCCCGGTTATGTGCTAAACGGCATACTTTGGACGGAACCAAGAGTGCTGGTGATCTGAAAACCCCCATAGTAGGTACAAAAAGTGTACAAACTCTATGA
- the LOC126596035 gene encoding uncharacterized protein LOC126596035 isoform X1 has protein sequence MCTKCDDHCSCRRAQPISEENKNFDDSRSLIFKSSSSKLSAVTMSESSAPNLVYKRRKLRGNPVIGFPGGQENTISGDYFSFLNSEASAVAGKERLASQLEHETEATRAHFVAPRLCKRVSHVLNSESCNGCSAGEELVSDEAPKKNVQKLLEVSSVNDSCSSSKSNMEHASTSMKTLVHETGECSSSSAVVMEVVGDLSEKDLCISILRSHGLLGDSQATMNSGSAEDTGTIGSDIHRRSCTICSRSGTTLKMLICDHCEEAFHMSCCHPRMKKPPIDEWFCHSCLKKKHKILQEQVTQKSPNITSVMSREASPKGQMNPIMLMLRDIELYRTSVRVGKGFQAEVPNWSGPTNGDINGIGEPLEIDSSEYARFNGLNCNKPSRHSSIGNWLQCREVVDRLNRTICGKWRSRAPLFEVQTDDWECFCSILWDPSHADCNVPQELETDQVLKQLKYIETLRPRLCAKRHTLDGTKSAGDLKTPIVGTKSVQTL, from the exons ATGTGTACAAAATGCGATGATCATTGCAGTTGCAGAAGAGCTCAACCAATCTCTGAGGAAAACAAGAATTTTGATGATTCCCGCTCCTTGATTTTTAAAAGTAGCTCTTCCAAGCTTTCAGCAGTCACCATGTCTGAAAGTTCTGCACCTAATCTCGTTTATAAAAGGAGGAAGTTACGAGGAAACCCTGTCATCGGGTTTCCAGGAGGTCAAGAAAACACTATAAGTGgtgattatttttcttttctaaattcTGAAGCTTCTGCAGTTGCTGGTAAGGAACGACTTGCTTCTCAATTAGAGCATGAAACTGAAGCCACTCGAGCTCATTTTGTAGCTCCTCGTTTATGCAAGAGAGTCTCTCATGTTTTAAATTCAGAATCTTGTAATGGATGTTCTGCTGGTGAGGAATTAGTTTCTGATGAAGCACCTAAAAAGAACGTGCAAAAACTTTTAGAGGTAAGCAGCGTAAATGATAGTTGTTCATCATCAAAGTCAAATATGGAGCATGCTTCAACTTCCATGAAGACTTTAGTACATGAAACAGGTGAGTGCTCCTCTTCTAGTGCAGTAGTTATGGAGGTTGTGGGAGACCTGTCTGAAAAGGATCTATGCATCTCTATTCTTAGAAGCCATGGACTGCTTGGGGATTCCCAGGCTACCATGAACAGTGGTTCTGCTGAAGACACTGGCACCATTGGCAGTGACATCCATCGCCGGTCATGCACAATTTGTAGTCGTTCTGGAACCACTTTGAAAATGCTAATTTGTGATCATTGTGAAGAGGCATTTCACATGTCGTGCTGCCACCCCCGTATGAAGAAACCTCCTATTGATGAATGGTTCTGTCATTCTTGTTTGAAAAAGAAACATAAGATTTTACAGGAGCAAGTGACCCAAAAATCGCCAAATATCACGAGTGTCATGAGTAGGGAAGCATCACCCAAGGGCCAAATGAATCCCATAATGTTAATGTTGAGAGACATTGAACTGTATAGAACTAGTGTTCGGGTTGGCAAAGGGTTTCAAGCGGAAGTTCCTAACTGGTCTGGCCCAACAAATGG TGATATCAATGGCATTGGTGAACCATTGGAAATAGACTCGTCGGAATATGCTAGATTCAAT GGGCTGAACTGCAATAAACCTTCTAGACATAGCTCTATAGGTAATTGGCTTCAATGTCGAGAAGTTGTAGATCGCTTAAACAGAACTATTTGTGGAAAGTGGCGCAG CAGGGCTCCTCTTTTTGAAGTCCAAACTGATGACTGGGAGTGCTTCTGCTCTATCCTTTGGGATCCAAGCCATGCTGATTGTAACGTGCCTCAG GAACTGGAAACGGATCAAGTTCTAAAGCAACTGAAGTATATTGAGACG CTGAGGCCCCGGTTATGTGCTAAACGGCATACTTTGGACGGAACCAAGAGTGCTGGTGATCTGAAAACCCCCATAGTAGGTACAAAAAGTGTACAAACTCTATGA